A stretch of Eriocheir sinensis breed Jianghai 21 chromosome 68, ASM2467909v1, whole genome shotgun sequence DNA encodes these proteins:
- the LOC126988090 gene encoding solute carrier family 2, facilitated glucose transporter member 6-like has product MLQQGTCINWPNSLAGDLRTDNSTLLGHQISVTSVGHDLVGSLMFAGAGLGTLPASWLVGRFGRRICMVAPTLPTFLGWALITFAHNDILIFVGRFVTGLSLGMMVQASEIYVAEISNASIRGTACTFMEIVKLGGFALVVAVAIKVSWYVIAGGLAVLMLVYGGAMLAVPESPNFLAVQGREEEARRVLLRFRGPGADVDTELTLLRLRNQRSDGTMGFAGLLKWDVLRSVAALLLLITFRGMCGCEMITVHCTRMLLATGVSLDHTLGTLTVNSAYVLGGLCLTMLVDRLGRRRSMLVSLTVMLAGNTVLGCYCYFFPASAVPGLDIELLSPLDANTTVSYLAGNTTVPYIAELSDTGDAERVLPLFCFLAVAFGAGLGIANIPMVLMVEYFPTSIRAEGLGLCLTWVAVVSTIMLQLYSVLLDSLTIAGIYWFFALSTVAAMVHTLCCIRETSKCDIG; this is encoded by the exons ATGCTGCAGCAAGGCACATGTATCAACTGGCCCAACTCCCTCGCCGGCGACCTCCGCACCGACAACTCCACGCTCCTCGGTCACCAGATCTCCGTCACCTCCGTCGGCCACGACCTCGTCG GCAGCCTGATGTTCGCGGGCGCCGGGCTGGGCACCCTCCCGGCGAGCTGGCTGGTGGGGAGGTTCGGCCGCCGCATCTGTATGGTCGCCCCTACCCTGCCCACCTTCCTCGGCTGGGCGCTCATCACCTTCGCGCACAACGACATCCTCATCTTCGTCGGCAG GTTCGTCACCGGCCTGAGCCTCGGGATGATGGTGCAGGCCTCCGAGATCTACGTGGCGGAGATCTCCAACGCCAGCATCCGCGGCACGGCGTGCACCTTCATGGAGATAGTAAAGCTGGGCGGCTTCGCGCTGGTGGTCGCGGTGGCCATCAAGGTGTCCTGGTACGTCATCGCCGGCGGCCTCGCTGTGCTGATGCTGGTGTACGGCGGCGCCATGCTGGCCGTGCCCGAGAGCCCCAACTTCCTCGCCGTGCAGGGCAGGGAAGAAGAGGCCCGCCGAGTCCTTCTGCGATTCCGAGGCCCCGGGGCGGATGTGGACACGGAGCTGACCCTTCTGAGGCTCCGCAACCAGCGCAGCGACGGAACCATGGGGTTTGCGGGGCTGCTCAAGTGGGACGTGCTGAGGAGCGTGGCGGCGCTGCTGTTGCTGATTACGTTCCGGGGCATGTGTGGCTGCGAGATGATCACCGTGCACTGCACACGCATGCTGCTGGCCACCGGCGTTTCCCTGGACCACACGCTGGGCACCCTCACCGTCAACTCGGCCTACGTGCTCGGGGGGCTCTGCCTCACCATGCTGGTGGACCGCCTGGGCCGCCGCCGGTCCATGCTAGTGTCCCTCACCGTCATGCTGGCGGGCAACACCGTGCTGggctgctactgctacttcttCCCGGCGAGCGCCGTGCCCGGTCTGGACATCGAACTCTTGTCTCCGCTGGACGCCAACACGACGGTCTCCTACCTTGCCGGCAACACGACTGTTCCCTACATCGCCGAGCTGAG CGACACCGGTGACGCGGAGCGGGTACTGCCACTGTTCTGCTTCCTGGCCGTCGCCTTCGGGGCCGGTCTGGGCATCGCCAACATTCCTATGGTGCTGATGGTCGAGTACTTCCCGACCAGCATCAGGGCCGAG ggctTAGGGCTGTGCCTGACGTGGGTGGCTGTGGTCTCCACGATCATGCTGCAGCTGTACAGTGTCCTCCTGGACAGCCTTACCATCGCCGGGATCTACTGGTTCTTCGCTCTCAGCACCGTAGCCGCCATGGTGCACACTCTCTGCTGCATCAGAGAGACCAGCAAGTGCGATATTGGCtga